The following coding sequences are from one Paenarthrobacter ureafaciens window:
- a CDS encoding 5-formyltetrahydrofolate cyclo-ligase — translation MESKEEIRSARRLQRRNRTPEQIAAAGEALARHGVSWAKDVSGGSPATFTVYLGVAFEPPTLPLIEALHQEGHRILLPVCEPGRTMSWVEWTPETTFVRSTYAPIDEPEGERLTSAVAGADAAGIFMPATAVDGDGNRIGQGGGYYDRFLQGLKDSAQRPRTIAVTYDDDVLPSGAIPAEAFDQPVTEVLTPSGIVRLGR, via the coding sequence ATGGAATCCAAGGAAGAAATCCGCAGCGCCCGACGGCTGCAGCGGCGAAACCGCACGCCGGAACAAATTGCCGCGGCCGGAGAGGCGCTGGCACGGCACGGGGTGAGTTGGGCGAAGGACGTCTCAGGCGGGTCCCCGGCCACCTTTACCGTCTACTTGGGCGTGGCCTTCGAGCCGCCCACCCTGCCATTGATTGAGGCGCTGCATCAAGAGGGGCACAGGATCCTGTTGCCCGTCTGCGAGCCCGGGCGCACGATGAGCTGGGTGGAATGGACGCCGGAAACCACCTTCGTGAGGTCCACATACGCCCCCATCGATGAGCCCGAGGGCGAGAGGCTTACCAGTGCGGTGGCAGGAGCGGACGCGGCAGGCATCTTCATGCCCGCGACTGCCGTTGACGGCGATGGCAACAGGATCGGCCAGGGCGGCGGATACTATGACCGCTTCCTCCAGGGCCTCAAGGATTCGGCGCAGCGGCCGCGCACCATAGCGGTGACGTACGACGACGACGTGTTGCCGTCCGGTGCTATTCCCGCCGAGGCTTTTGACCAGCCGGTTACGGAAGTTCTGACGCCCTCGGGAATTGTCCGGCTCGGCCGGTAG
- a CDS encoding FmdB family zinc ribbon protein, translating to MPTYAYACKDCNHAFDLVQSFSDDSLTECPECKGALRKKFNSVGVVFKGSGFYRTDSRDSKGSTVSAAPSAPATPAPAATPAPAAAAS from the coding sequence GTGCCCACTTACGCATACGCCTGCAAAGACTGCAACCATGCCTTTGACCTCGTGCAGTCCTTTTCGGACGATTCCCTGACGGAGTGCCCGGAGTGCAAGGGTGCGCTTCGCAAGAAGTTCAACAGCGTCGGCGTCGTTTTCAAGGGCTCAGGGTTCTACCGCACGGATTCCCGCGATTCCAAGGGAAGCACGGTTTCGGCCGCTCCTTCGGCTCCCGCGACCCCGGCACCCGCTGCGACTCCTGCGCCTGCTGCCGCCGCCAGCTGA
- a CDS encoding RcpC/CpaB family pilus assembly protein, translating into MPLKPPSAPRFRTRQTPFGTRRHQGTTRTTDPSGHGQHWTATAASFGARHRRLTVALLLCLATGIAVQQLTPVPEQQVSIVVSARDLPVGASVSEADFITAGIPRSASFPGAIEDPARLQGRQLAAPLAKGQIPTETSFLGPGLLTGAPPGSAAVPLRMADPASIRLLSPGQLISVILSASEASASSPRHDVLAGAVPVLWTSAQGDAPGQWPGTSEADGLVVVAADPQQAEKLAGASTHGKLFFMLVHGPQSGPPDTAE; encoded by the coding sequence ATGCCACTCAAGCCACCCTCCGCACCGCGCTTCCGCACCAGGCAAACGCCCTTCGGGACCCGGCGCCATCAGGGCACCACCCGTACAACAGACCCAAGCGGTCACGGGCAGCACTGGACAGCCACCGCCGCTTCCTTCGGAGCCAGGCATCGGCGCCTGACAGTGGCCCTGCTGCTCTGCCTGGCCACCGGAATCGCCGTCCAGCAACTTACTCCAGTTCCCGAGCAACAGGTCAGCATAGTGGTTTCGGCCAGGGACCTCCCGGTCGGCGCCAGCGTCTCTGAAGCAGACTTCATCACCGCCGGCATACCCCGAAGCGCTTCCTTCCCCGGAGCCATCGAGGACCCTGCACGTCTTCAAGGCCGCCAACTCGCTGCACCACTGGCCAAAGGCCAAATCCCCACCGAGACCAGCTTCCTGGGTCCGGGATTGCTCACCGGTGCACCGCCGGGGTCGGCCGCCGTCCCGCTCCGAATGGCCGACCCGGCATCAATTCGCTTACTCTCGCCCGGGCAGCTCATCTCGGTCATCCTCTCGGCCAGCGAGGCATCCGCATCTTCCCCACGCCATGACGTGCTGGCAGGGGCCGTTCCTGTGCTGTGGACCTCAGCCCAAGGCGATGCCCCCGGTCAATGGCCGGGCACATCCGAAGCGGACGGGTTGGTAGTGGTAGCCGCAGACCCCCAGCAAGCAGAAAAGCTTGCCGGCGCTTCAACGCACGGCAAGCTTTTCTTTATGTTGGTGCATGGACCCCAATCCGGCCCACCGGACACTGCAGAATGA
- a CDS encoding DUF4011 domain-containing protein, with the protein MPVWSKASKASTEKKAEVVSVSQGHEDGSEELRKWLSGLKPVTGADTMLRFVKTPEGAIDLSNAHPSGLAQLLAGRRTRLSTLIRDRQQYIVAARAARNIRSKIFELGNDRGIEAGYLSAGTVVWTSAVGGKPQRVSAPVMLTSIALTVRPGEDDFELQLTEQARINPALVRHLKNVHGIVFDVNAVARMAYNTARLDPQPVLDRLATLVQPIHGAEVEFNLLVTTLADLSGNLDDPWINMNNPIVAALAAVANGADIEPEPIKAGRFPSLDDRDPADELLLLDADTDQQYVVDAVRAGDSLVVSTPPGSGQTQTAINAIGALVSEGKSVLVVGERQSSVAGLSAHLESLGLDSMLFRPGNGTTPQQLKGQLVRAIMRNEKALEPQLGNLHATLTGHRHALVDHVASLHNVRERWGCSPYQAMQSLAELTSIHPAPSTTVRLKRSVLDNIKDREELAGRLRRAAELGSFSRASTSSPWYGARLLTRKETEEARQLAQVAEEKLPVLRERMKQLADHAEIRLGDTFAEWGTQLELLIAVRESLDKFTPDIFDRPVHDLISATATSAWRRERNIEMPSMQRSRLRRVAKEYVRPGVHIADLHSSLVLVQEQRALWAGYATTQRHPAVPSGLADLGALYRELEGELQRLGEALKYTSDGGSLHKTPYEELMERLERLVADTATLETLPERTLLIEQMREHGLGELLADLAAREVPAESVAAELDLAWWQSALEAMISGDDYLAMSDGDSLRKLEAEFRLADQAHIASGAARLRWQLASKWRQGIEEHPRQAELLRALLKDGRVTLPALSAQAPDLVPRLVPVWSVSPYLLTGVLPAEQKFDAVVIIDAESTSLQAVLPAIARARQVVAFGDAKIANARTFSVAVEPPVAGVASHEAVDSAFKALARILPTWQLNWVYRAVDEDLVLQLSKNYYDGGLRRLPDGSSVTGLDRSIVVEYIPDGTGLPGADHEGVESVAAEVNRVVDLVFEHARLRPRTSLAVVTASLRHAARIGEAIRLQLPNHPLLQTFFGAGPESFRVVDLERAQGLVRDHVIFSLGYGRTPHGRALHSFGPLSTEGGRNRFALAMTRARRSMHVLSCFRPEDLDLDRLSHGAVDFYELLDRELSGNSNLGTPASRAVASEQALGEDPLVADLGERLRARGARVWHLYDGVLDIAAAADPVHTIGREGAEIPTPVAIESDGTERYRRMSVRERSRLRPQLLERMGWRYMSLWTIEVFTDPSSCADRIGSYLGLENHVPQPATAPHHGFLDMDVEQLDLRDVQPSYIRSSPATPMGVASGAATGDGKEATLNPAEPGAKSQDVAKAKGSDESGSGESGSKGSTDGMAQATDDDEGNADAAGMTESTEKEEPEVDSEAPEDAKGKRAAAKPSAEGVLPNKAAEDDPRRWGDEPGYDHDQWLKEQKPPHWG; encoded by the coding sequence ATGCCGGTATGGTCCAAGGCGTCTAAAGCTAGTACAGAAAAGAAGGCAGAAGTTGTGTCAGTAAGTCAAGGCCACGAGGACGGCTCCGAAGAGCTCCGGAAATGGCTGTCCGGACTTAAGCCCGTTACTGGTGCGGACACGATGCTGCGTTTCGTCAAGACGCCCGAAGGCGCCATTGATCTCAGCAACGCCCATCCATCCGGACTGGCGCAGTTGTTGGCGGGGCGCAGAACGCGCCTGTCCACGCTGATCCGGGACAGGCAGCAATACATTGTTGCAGCCCGTGCCGCCCGGAACATCCGCTCAAAGATCTTCGAGCTGGGCAACGACCGCGGCATTGAGGCAGGCTATCTGTCGGCCGGCACTGTGGTGTGGACATCGGCCGTCGGTGGGAAGCCGCAGCGCGTTTCGGCTCCCGTGATGCTGACGTCCATTGCACTCACTGTTCGTCCGGGCGAGGACGACTTCGAACTGCAGTTGACCGAACAGGCCCGCATCAATCCGGCCCTGGTGCGCCATCTGAAGAATGTTCACGGCATCGTCTTCGACGTCAACGCTGTGGCACGCATGGCCTACAACACCGCGCGGCTGGATCCCCAACCGGTCCTCGACCGCCTTGCCACGCTCGTACAGCCCATCCACGGCGCCGAGGTGGAGTTCAACCTCTTGGTCACCACATTGGCCGACCTTTCGGGCAATCTCGATGATCCGTGGATCAACATGAACAACCCCATCGTCGCCGCGCTGGCAGCGGTCGCCAATGGTGCCGATATTGAACCGGAGCCCATCAAGGCCGGGCGTTTCCCCAGCTTGGATGATCGCGATCCCGCCGATGAGCTTCTGCTGTTGGATGCCGATACCGACCAGCAGTACGTCGTGGATGCGGTCCGGGCCGGTGACTCCCTGGTGGTCAGCACGCCTCCCGGCAGCGGCCAAACCCAGACCGCCATCAACGCGATCGGCGCCCTGGTCAGCGAAGGCAAGTCCGTGCTGGTGGTTGGCGAACGTCAATCCAGTGTTGCGGGCCTGTCTGCACATTTGGAGTCCCTCGGTCTGGATTCCATGCTTTTCCGGCCCGGCAACGGCACCACGCCGCAGCAATTGAAGGGCCAGTTGGTCCGTGCAATCATGCGGAACGAGAAAGCCCTGGAGCCGCAGCTCGGCAACCTGCATGCCACGTTGACCGGCCACCGGCATGCCCTGGTGGACCATGTTGCCTCGCTGCACAACGTCCGTGAACGGTGGGGGTGCTCCCCATACCAGGCCATGCAGTCGCTGGCCGAGCTGACGTCCATCCACCCGGCACCGTCCACCACCGTTCGACTCAAGCGCAGCGTGCTGGACAACATTAAGGACCGCGAGGAGCTGGCTGGCCGTTTGCGCCGCGCCGCGGAACTTGGCAGCTTCAGCCGGGCATCGACGTCGAGCCCCTGGTACGGGGCCCGGCTCCTCACCCGCAAGGAAACCGAAGAGGCCCGGCAGCTGGCCCAAGTGGCGGAAGAGAAGCTTCCTGTTCTCCGGGAGCGCATGAAGCAACTGGCGGACCACGCAGAGATCCGCCTGGGCGATACCTTCGCTGAGTGGGGCACGCAGCTGGAACTGCTGATCGCGGTGCGCGAGAGCCTGGACAAGTTCACCCCGGATATTTTCGACCGTCCGGTCCATGACCTGATCTCGGCCACGGCCACCTCGGCCTGGCGGCGGGAACGCAACATCGAGATGCCCTCCATGCAACGTTCCAGGCTGCGCCGTGTGGCCAAGGAATACGTTCGTCCCGGCGTCCACATAGCTGATCTGCACAGCTCGCTGGTCCTCGTTCAGGAGCAGCGTGCGCTGTGGGCTGGCTACGCCACAACGCAGAGGCATCCCGCTGTACCGTCCGGTCTTGCGGATCTGGGCGCGCTTTACCGTGAATTGGAAGGCGAACTGCAGCGTCTGGGGGAGGCGTTGAAGTACACCTCCGATGGCGGCTCCCTGCATAAGACGCCCTATGAAGAGCTGATGGAGCGGTTGGAGCGTTTGGTGGCCGATACCGCCACCTTGGAGACGCTGCCCGAACGTACCCTCCTCATCGAACAGATGCGCGAGCACGGCCTGGGTGAGCTCCTGGCAGACCTCGCTGCGCGCGAGGTGCCCGCCGAATCCGTGGCCGCTGAGCTGGATCTGGCCTGGTGGCAGTCCGCTCTGGAAGCCATGATCAGCGGGGACGATTACCTGGCTATGTCCGACGGCGACTCCTTGCGCAAGCTGGAAGCCGAGTTCCGCCTCGCCGACCAGGCGCACATTGCCAGCGGGGCCGCCCGATTGCGGTGGCAGCTCGCGTCCAAGTGGCGCCAGGGGATCGAGGAACATCCGCGCCAAGCCGAACTTCTTCGTGCTTTGCTCAAGGACGGCAGGGTTACCCTGCCTGCCCTGAGCGCACAGGCGCCGGACCTGGTTCCGCGCTTGGTCCCGGTCTGGTCGGTCAGCCCCTACCTTCTCACCGGGGTTCTTCCGGCCGAGCAGAAGTTCGATGCCGTGGTGATCATCGACGCCGAATCGACGTCCCTCCAAGCGGTGCTCCCGGCTATTGCCCGGGCCCGTCAGGTGGTGGCTTTCGGTGACGCGAAGATCGCCAATGCGCGCACGTTCAGCGTGGCCGTGGAACCTCCGGTAGCGGGGGTAGCCAGCCACGAAGCCGTGGACAGCGCCTTCAAAGCACTGGCACGGATTCTGCCAACGTGGCAATTGAACTGGGTCTACCGTGCGGTGGACGAGGACCTGGTCCTGCAGCTGAGCAAGAACTATTACGACGGCGGACTTCGGCGGCTCCCCGACGGCAGCTCCGTAACGGGCCTGGACCGCTCCATTGTGGTGGAGTACATTCCTGACGGCACCGGCCTGCCGGGAGCCGACCATGAGGGTGTTGAATCCGTCGCAGCCGAGGTGAACCGGGTAGTTGACCTGGTCTTCGAACACGCCCGCCTGCGGCCCCGCACCTCGTTGGCTGTTGTGACGGCCAGCCTGCGCCACGCGGCCCGGATCGGTGAGGCCATCAGGTTGCAGTTGCCCAACCACCCGCTGCTGCAGACCTTCTTCGGTGCCGGTCCGGAGTCCTTCCGGGTGGTTGACCTGGAGCGGGCGCAGGGCCTTGTGCGGGATCACGTGATCTTCTCGCTCGGCTATGGCCGCACGCCGCACGGCCGTGCACTGCACTCCTTCGGTCCGTTGTCCACTGAGGGTGGGCGGAACCGCTTCGCGTTGGCCATGACCCGGGCCAGGCGCTCGATGCACGTCCTGAGCTGCTTCCGCCCGGAGGACCTGGACCTTGACCGGCTTTCGCATGGTGCGGTTGATTTCTACGAACTGCTGGACCGCGAGCTTTCGGGTAACAGCAATCTGGGTACACCCGCTTCCCGCGCGGTGGCCAGCGAACAGGCCCTGGGTGAAGATCCGCTGGTTGCCGACCTCGGTGAGAGATTGCGGGCGAGGGGAGCCCGGGTTTGGCATCTCTACGATGGCGTCCTGGATATTGCCGCAGCCGCCGATCCCGTGCACACCATCGGCAGGGAAGGCGCGGAGATTCCTACCCCCGTGGCCATCGAGTCGGATGGTACGGAACGGTACCGCCGGATGAGCGTCCGTGAGCGCAGCAGGCTCCGCCCGCAGTTGCTTGAGCGGATGGGATGGCGCTACATGTCCTTGTGGACCATCGAGGTTTTCACCGATCCCTCCTCATGTGCCGATCGGATCGGCTCCTACTTGGGGCTCGAAAACCACGTTCCGCAGCCGGCGACTGCGCCCCACCATGGTTTCCTGGACATGGATGTAGAACAATTGGACTTGCGTGACGTCCAGCCCTCCTACATTCGCTCATCACCGGCAACTCCGATGGGCGTTGCGTCAGGGGCCGCAACCGGTGACGGGAAAGAAGCGACCCTGAACCCGGCTGAACCCGGCGCTAAGAGCCAGGATGTGGCCAAAGCCAAGGGCAGCGACGAATCCGGAAGCGGCGAGTCCGGAAGCAAGGGGAGTACCGACGGGATGGCCCAGGCAACGGACGATGATGAAGGCAACGCAGACGCTGCCGGCATGACGGAAAGCACGGAAAAGGAAGAACCGGAAGTGGATAGTGAGGCACCCGAGGACGCCAAGGGAAAGCGTGCTGCGGCTAAGCCCAGTGCTGAAGGCGTCCTGCCGAATAAGGCGGCCGAAGATGATCCGCGCCGATGGGGTGACGAACCCGGCTATGACCATGACCAATGGCTGAAGGAGCAGAAGCCCCCGCACTGGGGCTGA
- the guaA gene encoding glutamine-hydrolyzing GMP synthase: MTTPTAPQTSQKPVLVVDYGAQYAQLIARRVREANVYSEIVPHTFTTEQLLAKNPAAIILSGGPSSVYADGAPKVDADLFDAGVPVFGICYGFQAMANALGGKVARTGLREYGATEALLVGDARSILDGVPATQNTWMSHGDSVHEAPEGFEVLATTEGAPVAAFANDQKRLYGVQWHPEVKHSVLGQHVLENFLFKGAGLTPNWTTGNILEEQVERIRQQIGDSKVICGLSGGVDSAVAAALVQRAVGDQLTCVFVDHGLLREGEAEQVERDFVAATGVNLYVANEQERFLNALAGVSDPETKRKIIGREFIRAFEEAERAIIAQAAAEGEKIKFLVQGTLYPDVVESGGGEGAANIKSHHNVGGLPEDLQFELVEPLRALFKDEVRAVGAQLGLPQEIVGRQPFPGPGLGIRIVGEVNKERLDLLRKADAIARAELTAAGLDNDVWQMPVVLLADVRSVGVQGDGRTYGHPIVLRPVSSEDAMTADWSRLPYDLLARISNRITNEVDGVNRVVLDVTSKPPGTIEWE; encoded by the coding sequence GTGACTACTCCCACCGCACCCCAGACTTCCCAGAAGCCGGTGCTGGTTGTTGACTACGGTGCCCAGTACGCGCAGCTGATTGCCCGCCGCGTCCGCGAAGCAAATGTGTATTCGGAAATTGTTCCGCACACCTTCACCACCGAGCAGCTTCTGGCCAAGAACCCGGCAGCCATCATCCTCTCCGGCGGACCGTCCAGCGTGTACGCGGATGGTGCCCCCAAGGTTGACGCTGACCTCTTCGACGCCGGCGTTCCGGTTTTTGGCATCTGCTACGGCTTCCAGGCCATGGCGAACGCACTGGGCGGAAAGGTAGCCCGCACGGGCCTGCGGGAGTACGGCGCAACCGAAGCGCTGCTGGTGGGCGATGCCCGCTCCATCCTTGACGGCGTTCCCGCCACCCAGAACACCTGGATGAGCCACGGTGACTCCGTCCACGAGGCCCCGGAAGGCTTCGAGGTCCTCGCAACCACTGAGGGCGCCCCCGTTGCAGCGTTTGCCAATGACCAGAAGCGCCTTTACGGCGTGCAGTGGCACCCCGAGGTCAAGCACTCCGTCCTGGGGCAGCACGTCCTGGAGAACTTCCTCTTCAAGGGTGCGGGCCTGACGCCCAACTGGACCACCGGCAACATCCTCGAAGAGCAGGTGGAACGCATCCGCCAGCAGATCGGGGACTCGAAGGTCATTTGCGGCCTTTCCGGCGGCGTCGATTCCGCTGTGGCCGCAGCCTTGGTCCAGCGTGCCGTGGGGGACCAGCTGACCTGTGTCTTCGTTGACCACGGTCTGCTGCGTGAAGGTGAAGCCGAGCAGGTGGAGCGCGACTTCGTTGCAGCCACGGGCGTCAACCTCTACGTTGCCAACGAACAAGAGCGTTTCCTCAACGCACTGGCCGGGGTCAGTGATCCGGAGACCAAGCGCAAGATCATCGGCCGTGAGTTCATCCGGGCCTTCGAAGAAGCGGAACGGGCCATCATTGCCCAGGCCGCGGCCGAGGGTGAGAAGATCAAGTTCCTCGTGCAGGGCACCCTGTACCCGGACGTCGTCGAATCCGGCGGTGGTGAGGGCGCAGCCAACATCAAGAGCCACCACAACGTTGGCGGGCTCCCGGAGGACCTGCAGTTCGAGCTCGTTGAGCCGCTGCGCGCCCTCTTCAAGGACGAGGTACGCGCCGTTGGCGCACAGCTCGGCCTGCCCCAGGAAATCGTTGGCCGCCAGCCGTTCCCCGGCCCCGGCCTGGGGATCCGGATCGTCGGCGAAGTCAACAAGGAACGGCTTGACCTCCTCCGCAAGGCCGACGCCATTGCCCGCGCCGAGCTGACCGCTGCCGGCCTGGACAACGACGTTTGGCAGATGCCGGTGGTGCTGCTCGCAGACGTCCGCAGCGTTGGCGTGCAGGGCGACGGCCGGACCTACGGCCACCCCATTGTCCTGCGCCCGGTGTCCTCCGAGGACGCCATGACGGCAGACTGGTCGCGCTTGCCGTATGACCTTCTGGCACGTATCTCCAACCGCATCACCAACGAGGTGGATGGCGTCAACCGCGTAGTGCTGGACGTGACCAGCAAGCCGCCGGGAACCATCGAGTGGGAATAG
- a CDS encoding DUF3817 domain-containing protein: MIEPKPAIQPEQSGPKPKKRRFGGTEAQIRSALKFYKVMAYLTGAMLLLLCAELVARYAFGVSLFAGGTNAVTGQPFGFGFAQSEPKGVIGGFNISTTVLIVHGWMYVVYLVSNFRLWSLMRWPFSKLILLALGGVVPLLSFIVEKKFHAQVEAELAANPKASKRY; the protein is encoded by the coding sequence ATGATTGAACCCAAACCGGCCATCCAGCCCGAACAGTCCGGACCCAAGCCCAAGAAGCGGCGGTTCGGCGGAACCGAAGCGCAGATCCGTTCGGCCCTGAAGTTCTACAAAGTGATGGCTTACCTCACCGGTGCCATGCTTCTCCTGCTGTGCGCAGAGCTGGTGGCCCGCTACGCCTTCGGTGTCTCGCTGTTCGCCGGCGGGACAAACGCCGTGACCGGCCAGCCGTTCGGTTTCGGATTCGCCCAGTCTGAACCGAAGGGCGTCATTGGCGGATTCAACATTTCCACCACGGTGCTGATCGTCCACGGCTGGATGTACGTGGTGTACCTGGTTTCCAACTTCCGGCTGTGGTCGCTCATGCGATGGCCGTTCTCCAAGCTGATCCTGTTGGCGCTGGGCGGCGTGGTCCCGCTCCTGTCCTTCATTGTGGAGAAGAAGTTCCACGCGCAGGTCGAGGCGGAACTTGCGGCCAACCCGAAAGCGTCAAAGCGGTACTGA
- a CDS encoding SURF1 family protein, whose product MLKTALKPRWIAGLVFALLLSGVFVLLSQWQLSRSAQHEPATPSSIEEVKPLVDVLKPGQFFPGSVEDQMVTASGSYDPGKQVLVEGRLYDNRKGYWIVTAFAVDNAPKLSGAAASPQTWIPVARGWVAEPDQAGPPPSGPLTLTGRLLASEAPLPNVDAGPGRASAVSVAELINKWDVSSYPGFVAATAESTPTGPVPANEAVKALNIPAQPPATQINWLNLFYSVEWVVFAGFALYIWWRMVADDYRRDLEGDEFDGGDFDDDFDDGGPHHSGEAHHSDEPAVQESQHSEPEHKVQP is encoded by the coding sequence GTGTTGAAAACTGCGTTGAAACCCCGCTGGATCGCAGGGTTGGTCTTTGCGCTCCTGCTCTCCGGGGTTTTTGTGCTGCTCAGCCAGTGGCAGCTCAGCCGTTCAGCACAGCACGAACCGGCCACACCGTCCTCCATCGAGGAAGTCAAACCCCTGGTGGACGTCCTGAAGCCGGGGCAGTTCTTCCCCGGTTCGGTGGAAGACCAGATGGTCACAGCCAGCGGCAGCTATGATCCGGGCAAGCAGGTGCTCGTCGAAGGCAGGCTGTACGACAACCGCAAGGGCTACTGGATCGTTACGGCCTTCGCCGTGGATAACGCTCCCAAGCTCAGCGGAGCAGCGGCCTCACCCCAAACCTGGATACCTGTCGCACGCGGTTGGGTGGCCGAACCCGACCAAGCCGGACCGCCGCCGTCGGGCCCCCTGACGTTGACCGGCCGCCTGCTGGCCTCTGAAGCACCACTGCCCAATGTCGACGCCGGTCCAGGCCGGGCATCGGCGGTTTCCGTCGCGGAGCTCATCAACAAATGGGACGTTTCCAGCTACCCCGGATTCGTCGCAGCCACCGCTGAATCGACGCCTACGGGCCCGGTTCCGGCGAACGAGGCCGTGAAGGCCCTGAACATCCCGGCCCAGCCGCCTGCCACGCAGATCAACTGGTTGAACTTGTTCTACTCGGTTGAGTGGGTGGTGTTCGCAGGCTTCGCCCTGTACATCTGGTGGCGCATGGTCGCCGATGACTACCGTCGGGACCTCGAGGGCGACGAGTTCGACGGTGGCGACTTTGACGACGACTTCGACGACGGCGGCCCTCACCACAGCGGCGAAGCGCACCACAGCGACGAACCGGCCGTCCAGGAATCCCAGCACTCTGAACCAGAACATAAGGTACAGCCATGA
- a CDS encoding PTS sugar transporter subunit IIA, with product MAEPLDRYDAELTTPQTVILELVAEDKNDAAAQLAGKLYEAGRITDLDGFLKQVQSREHQLATGLPGGIGLPHARSEFVDRISIAVGVTKFGHALDFGATDGPATVILLIATPASSFSDHLEVLATLARSLSKESFRESLRRAHDTEVIAELINSSLVFFDH from the coding sequence TTGGCAGAACCACTTGACCGGTATGACGCGGAACTCACAACGCCGCAGACCGTCATTCTTGAACTCGTTGCCGAGGACAAGAATGACGCTGCGGCACAGTTGGCCGGAAAGCTTTACGAAGCAGGCAGGATTACGGACCTTGACGGGTTCCTGAAGCAGGTTCAGTCGCGTGAACACCAGCTGGCCACCGGCCTTCCTGGCGGGATCGGACTTCCGCATGCGCGCAGCGAGTTCGTGGACCGGATCTCCATCGCCGTTGGCGTCACCAAGTTCGGGCACGCCCTGGACTTCGGTGCCACCGACGGTCCCGCCACCGTCATCCTCCTGATCGCCACCCCTGCAAGTTCCTTCTCCGACCATTTGGAAGTCCTTGCCACGTTGGCGAGGTCACTGTCCAAGGAGTCATTCCGGGAATCCTTGCGCCGGGCCCACGACACCGAAGTCATCGCAGAGCTCATCAACTCCTCCCTGGTGTTCTTCGACCACTGA